TATCAATACTAAGGTGACCATTATAACCAAAACCTTTGAACGGTATAACGCTCTCAGAAGACTGATTTCAAGTATCCATAAGTTTTACCCAAACATGACAATCATTGTTGCCGACGATTCCGAATATCCGCAGAAAATTAACAACCCATATGTTAAGCAATACTTCATGCCTTTTGCGGAAGGGTGGTTTGCAGGTAGAAATTTAGCACTCAGTCAGGTTAGAACAAAATACTTTGTTTGGGTAGACGACGACTTTGATTTCACAGCTAAAACACGACTTGAAAACTTCCTTGAAAAGTTTGAACACCCGCATTTTGCGATCGATCTCATTGGGGGAAGTTTCATCGATGAGAACGGGAAACCAAAATCCACGTCAAAATGTTTTGGCTGTCGCACAGTGAATGTTACTtacaacgatgatgatgacggtgaAGGCGTCTGTTTGGATATCAGTGTAGAGAAGACATATCATCGGGTAGAAGAGTTCCCCAATTGTTTCTACGCTGATGGCACTACTAATTTCTTTATGGCCAGGACCAGCACGATCAAAACAATTGGGTTTGATCCATTTTATGAAAGAATTGGTCATCCAGAATTTTTTCTCGATGGTTTGGGAAAAATGCGTGTAATGGGCTGTACAGACGTGTATGTGCATCATTTATCCGATAGAAGTAACGAGAAATACAACTTATTTCGGAAGGAGTATGGTAATCGAGAACGTAATCGTACGGCTTATCACACTCTGTTTAAGAACaatttgaaatgtattcattacaGCTTGTATAGGTAGTTAATGGCAATAACCAATACCGTGGTGTAATAACATTGGGTTTCAGTGATCTGGCATTTTACCTCAAGAGTCACAACCAACCAAGTAAATATCAGTAAACAAGCAAGTTTTGGGGCGATCAAGAAATAGCGTATGCAGgttttcatatgatgtcattttcatttgcacaattaatgatttttgataAGTAGGCAATATTTTAATgcatttatcaaatttcatatgCCTTGGCGCATACATTGACGACGACAAAGCACATGTCTTAACACCTCTCAAAATGAAAATCGTAAAAGaaactacaattattgcagctaaaatAGGTTGAAACACATTCCGTTGAATATGTTGAAACTCTCTCTGTAGAGCAAAATGTCCTAAGCAAAATGGAGGGCGTCCTGGTCAGTCTGTCATACACTTTTCTCAAaagaacaacacaacacagtatcACGTTTTATATTGTCGGCTTCCCCTTCCTAATGAAAGTTGACAACATCCTTTTGGTTAAATGATGAAGTTTTTAGGCACGGAAATCGATTTAGAAACATCATCATATCTGACATCATGAAACTACACATACATCGTATTTTGCATTATGCAATTGTTTTTGACGTTGTGCATGCTTCCATGTTATTGTATTTAGTGTTCACATGTTTTTGCCTTAGACTATGTACAAGTACAGGTAATTATGAGTGAGAAAATATACTCTACGATACTCTAGCATAGTATATGATCAAATGGCATGAAGTCGGATGGCTACTACTTACGTTACTGTCTACAAGGatacatgatattatttatatataaatatatgaggATTAATAATGGATATATTTGAGAACTACTAATAGTACCTATAATATATGTTATACATAAACCATATATTTCTAACTCAAACATTTCGAAGGGACtcagctcctcttcatcggtgagTCTCCAATTCTGTTAAAGAAATCAAGTTCTGTCACACTTTAAATACTCACGACAGTAGctattgtcatgcaaaatagtgtTAATGTACTGGgggaatggtatgaatattacactCAGTAAGCTGTTGCATACTGGTTActactggt
The genomic region above belongs to Glandiceps talaboti chromosome 8, keGlaTala1.1, whole genome shotgun sequence and contains:
- the LOC144439378 gene encoding beta-1,4 N-acetylgalactosaminyltransferase 1-like, which produces MALGIPKRLYIPVIILSITSFILSLVIVIYEPSRGVIVASEKSQNGHKNIYTQTTHSNQEKPHSTCKCQKHNSGHYPVVQLNKPTQERRQRELADWKRQHEHSRTPLSMCEAFTPFRYPASGISVPPLQSTYLHGLALHDAAADILQHHERFRIKLRCRHARGMLAIDMVKSGSEVTVIGDGSDEITIESNNTDIKTINSALSRLQYRSTVYDIETRDVVDVTMLDFAISIHIHIKRPILPILYDPGPSADINTKVTIITKTFERYNALRRLISSIHKFYPNMTIIVADDSEYPQKINNPYVKQYFMPFAEGWFAGRNLALSQVRTKYFVWVDDDFDFTAKTRLENFLEKFEHPHFAIDLIGGSFIDENGKPKSTSKCFGCRTVNVTYNDDDDGEGVCLDISVEKTYHRVEEFPNCFYADGTTNFFMARTSTIKTIGFDPFYERIGHPEFFLDGLGKMRVMGCTDVYVHHLSDRSNEKYNLFRKEYGNRERNRTAYHTLFKNNLKCIHYSLYR